GATAGGTTAAATGAGATTTATTTAATCTATCTTGTTATGCATAAATAAGATTAAAAGGAGTGATCATGTTAAGAAAAGCAACAATCATGCAAGTACATCCAGATAAACATGCAGAATATAAAAAAAGACACGATGAAATATTTCCAGAATTGGTAACAGAACTCAAAGCTCACGGTGCGCACAACTATTCTATCTTTTTAGACACTAAGCGTAGTTTACTTTTTGCTTATGTGGAAATTGAATCCCAAGAGCGTTGGGATGCGGTTGCTAAGACTCAAGCTTGTCAAAAATGGTGGGCATTTATGCAAGATATTATGCCAAGTAATGCCGATAACAGCCCGATAAGTGAAGAGTTATTACCCGTATTTTACCTCAAATAATATATTGCTCTCTTTTACTGGTCTAAAAGAGAGTCAATTTTAACAATCTGTTTCAATTCAATCACTTTTACTTTCTATTGCTTTTATCGTTGAATTTTGCTCGATATTGGGATGGTGTTTGTTGCGTCTCTTTTTTAAAAACTACAGAAAAATAGTTACTATCGTCATAGCCACATTCCGATGAAATCATACTGATCGAGTATTGAGTATTACGCAGTAATGACATCGCGTTACATAAACGACGCTTTTGCAGATACTGATTAATAGTCATACCTGTTTGGCTTTTAAATAAACGGCTAATTGATCGTTCAGCAATGTGATTTTGTTTGCAAAACATCTCTAAATTAAATGAACAGCTAAGACTATTATGTAGGGTTGTAAAGAGTAGATCCAACTGATGAGTTGCCGTAGGAGATTGTTCATTAGGAACTTGCTTAATTCTATCTAATAAAATTACTAACTGTAAAAATAGCGTTTCAGCTAAATGTACCGAAGCTAAATTATTTTTTTGGGATTCAATTGTTAATTGATCAACCAATGGTGATAGCTGTTTAATAAAAGAGGGATTAATACGCCAAACACGTTCCGTATGTTTAGCATTAAGTTTAGGAAGATATTTTTCAATGATAGCTGATAAAAAAAGCGCTTCTCGCAAATATAGAATATTAAACAGTTTAAGATTAGTTACTGATTCATAACCGTGAATATCTTTAGGATTAATATATAAAATATCGCCACTGGTAATGGGATAAATATAATCATTCCAATGATGCAATCCATTACCTGAACAGACAATGACAATTTCATGGAAATCATGATCATGTAAAGGAAATATCTGTTGATGATCTCTTTTTTCGACAGTAACAGTATTTATCTCTGAAATAAAATAATCCTGTTTATATAAACGTAAATATTTATTCATAAATAGTTCTTGAAGTCCTTTTTATAACGATTAATGATAATGTTTTTCGGGATCATTACGTAATATGAGTGGACTAACTTTAAACTCTTGTTTAAAACACGTTGAAAAGTAGGCGCTATCATTAAATCCACATTCTTGAGCAATAGCTGTAATTGACTTACTGGTATATAATAATTGAGTGTAGGCTTCTGCTAAGCGCAATTTTAATAAGTATTTTTGAGGAGTAATGCCTAATTGATTTTTTATGTGGCGATGAAAAGAGCGCAGTGACAATGAAAATTGCTGAGTGATCTTATCCCAATCAATTGGTTCTTTAAAATGAATTTGTAGCCAGTGTAACAATTGTTTAACTCGAGTATCAGTCGAACCAGAACCTTGATTAACATACTGATTTTGTTTAAATAACAAGAGTAGTTGCAAAAAAAGGCTTTCTTGAACAGGATTTGGCTGTTCATTAACTTGATTGAGTTGATTTAAAATGGCTTGCACATGCTGGTCACATTTTTTATCCACAAAATAGTGTGATTGGTTAGAATTTTGACTGGGGATTAATTCATTAATACCATTGATAAAATTGAATTTATCTGGTTCTCTAAATAAAATATTTGTTAAATGTAGATCATTAACGTTTTCATATAAATGGCAATCGCTTGCATGAATATAAAACATCATGCTTGGATAAAGGTCAAAAAGCTGACCATTTAAAACATGTTTACCAGACCCTTTAGTGACAATAACAATTTCATTAAAATTATGCGTATGCTCAGGGTACACGGGTTGTGGTGCTCGAGGTTCAAGAGTGATGTTTTGCTTACTAGAAACAAAAAAATCCTTATCAAGTAGCTTTTGAATCATAGATGACCTCATAGTTTTACTAATGATTATATCTATATTCTAAAAGGAAATTCTTATCTGACCTTGAATATCTGGACATCGAAAATCTTTTTTTGGCTGTAATTTATAGGAACTTTGGACTTTTTATCAAATTTGTGCGAAGACTCACACTTTTGACAACTCATTAAATTTACAAGTTGAGCTATTAATTATTAGCTTAATCTACTGAATTTTGCTTACCGATTTTCCTTTCTTCACTTGGTGTAATACCAAATGTTTTTTTATATAGCGTTGTAAAATGAGTACTATTGATAAAACCGCAAAGTAAAGATATTTCAGTAATGGTCATATCACTTTCACGAATTTTTGAGCGTGCGGATAATAATCTAAGTCGTTTGATGTAGTTTTCTGGTGTTAAACCTGTTGCTTGTTTAATATGCCTGAACATTGTTCTAAGCGTTAAATGAAAATGTTGAGTAATAGTATGCCAATCGTATTCATCAAAGCAGTTTTCTTGTAAATGATTAAGCAGAAGGTGAAGCTTATAACGTGTGTTATTTTTTTGTGCTTGGCGTTGTGATTGATCAATAATGGTAATTAATTTAAAAAATAAAAATTCACGATACTCTAATGTGTTTTGCAAATCGAACATTTGATCGATAACAGAATTACACTCTTTTCTTAGACTAGGTGCTAACCAAACATAAGAATTTAAATCACTTGCGGAAATTCGATTCAATAACATTTCTATCTTATTTAAAAACATAAATTTTCGACGAGGATTAATCAAGATATTTGTCAGTTTTAAAGTGCCTAGATCATCATAGAAATGATAATCATGGCAACGTACAAAAAACACATCACCTTGTTGAATAAATAAAGGTTTACCATTAATAACGTGCAGTCCATGGCCTTGCTCTACAATGACCAGCTCATCAAACTCATGGTTATGCTCAAAACTATTACCTTCTGGATCACTTTTATACAGTGCTAATTTATCTAATTCAGAATTAAAATAATTAATGATTTTTAAATGGTTCATAATACTTACCTAACTTCTTTTAATTAATTCTAATTATGCTGAGTGAAAATGCTGAGTTAAAAAAGATGTAGCCGTAATGATTATTAAAATTATTTTCACTTTCACTCCTCATACAATAATGTAATTAACTTTCCGTTTAAAAATAATAATTCTAAAAATGTGAACTGACACTTAATGATCTTTTTACTACTGCCATTTATACCGCTAATCTGGCAGTGTCAAAGTAGCTGCCTTAAGCACCACATAGCTATACTCCTAAAAATAGATATTTTAAAGGAGAAGACTATGTCACAAGCGATGCAAAAAAATGATGATCTTGTTATGATTCGAGACATAACGTTTATTTCTAAAGCCGAAAATTTATTACCCACAATTCATCAAACAATTATCAAAGCGCAAAATATCATCACATTAGTTAATGATCCTAAAGCGGTTCATGGATGGTCGGCTAAGGTCATTAGCCCTGCGACAGTTTATTTCAATCAAAGCTTTCAAACTGGCGAAAGTTTTATTATTGATTTTGGACAACATGGTGTTGGGTATTTATCTTTTTTGTGTGATGCGGTAGGCAGTCCTCCCGATGCTCCTGCACATATCAAGTTCACCTTTACGGAAACTTTGAGTGAACTTGCAGAGCCATTTGGTCAATATCAAGGATGGTTAAGTAAAAGTTGGTTACAAGAACACGATGAATACATTGATGTGCTACCTGCACAAATAACCTTATCCAGACGTTACTGTTTTCGCTATTTGAAAATTGAGATTGTTTCACTATCGCCTAAATACAATTTGACGTTTAAAGATATCGAGTTTAAAACGGTAAGTTCAGCACCTAAATACTGTATTGAGTGTCAAACACAAGATCCTCAGCTCGCTAAGATAGATCAAGTATCAGTGCACACATTGCGAAACTGTATGCAAGAGGTGTTTGAAGATGGCCCTAAACGAGATAGACGATTGTGGTTAGGAGACTTACGACTTCAAGCTTTAGTTAACAATGTTACATTTAAACAACATGACCTTGTTCGCCGTTGCTTATATTTGTTTGCAAGCCATAGGCGAGAAGATGGAATGGTTTCGGCCAATATTTTTGTCAAACCACAAATTATTGCTGATGATACGTTCTTATTTGATTATTCGCTGTTTTACATTGATGTCTTATATGACTATTTCATGGCAACAAGTGATGATAATACGGTCAAAGAATTATGGCCTATAGCCTTACAACAGATCGACATCGCACTAAAACGTTGTGATGAATATGGGCTAGTAGTTGATAGTGATGACTGGTGGTCATTTATTGATTGGCATGAAAAACTCAATAAACAAGGTGCTTCACAAGGTGTTTTAATCTATTGTTTAGACAAAGCGATAAAGCTATCCCAAACCTTTCAACCAGAAATATCCTCAAATTTACAACAAAAATTGGATTTTGTTAAACACGCTGCCGACCAACTATGGGATGAAAAATCAGGATTTTACATAAGTGGAGCGCAACGTCAAGTTAGCTATGCAACGCAAATTTGGATGATTCTTGCTGATGTAGGAGATCGTAACCATCAGCAAAAATTGATGAATAAGTTGCTATTAACTCCTCCTGATATTGGTATGAATACACCTTACTTACGTCATCACTATATTTTTGCTTTATTAAAAGTTGGTATGAAAAAACAGGCGATAGACGAAATTAAAGCCTATTGGGGAAAAATGGTTGAATATGGCGCTGACACTTTTTGGGAACTTTTTGATCCCAACGATCTCAATTATTCACCTTACGGAAACAAAATAATTAACAGTTACTGCCATGCATGGAGCTGTACACCTGCTTGGTTTATTCGTCAATACTCTCTTTAACCAATCAATATTATTAAAGGATCTTAAAATGATGCATTCAATATTTAAACTTTGGCAACAACGAATTGGTTATGGGATTGCTGATTTATCCTGTAACTTAGTATGGCAATTAATTTCATTGTATCTTATGTATTTTTATACCGATGTAATGGAACTTCCTGCTTACTATGTTGGTATTATGTTTTTAGTTACGCGATTGGTTGATGGTGTCGCTGATGTATTAATGGGGCTTATCATTGATAATACATCAACCCGTTGGGGACGGTGTCGTCCATGGTTATTAATCGGCGCAATTCCTTTTGGAATACTATGTGTATTGGTATTTTATGTGCCCGATTTTGGTACCACAGGAAAACTTATCTATGCATTTGTAACCTACTTGTGTCTGTCCTTTATCTACACCATTGTTAATATTCCTTTTAGTGCAATGTTACCGTTTTTAACGGCCGATTCTTTAGAACGTACAACATTATCCTCAGTAAGAATTTTATTAGGATCGTTAGGATCAACCATTGTTGCAGTGGCAACATTACCTTTAGTTGCAACGCTAGGTAATGGTAATCAAAATCATGGTTTTTTATATACTGCAATCATTTTTGGTGGCATTGCAACTTTCTTTTTAATCGTCAGTTTTAAAAATGTTGAAGAAAAAATCTCAATAACCCAAGATAAAATGACGTTAACACGAGCATGGCAAGGTTTAAAAAATAATACCCCTTGGAAAGTATTTGCTTTCAATATCTTTCTCATGTGGGGAGCATTCTTTTTACAAACTGGCACGTTAGTTTATTTTTTTAATTATTATGTCCAAAGCACTGAATTAACAGCTATTATTGCAGGTGTATCAACCTTTGTACCGTTGCTTGGAACGCTCACCGTTCCTTTCTTAGCTAATCGTCTTAAAAAACGCCATATTTACCTATTTGCTAGCACCATTAATTTAGTTGGAATGGGGATTATGATGCTATCTGGCATTAATCATCTTGGCTTAATAACTGGCTCGGTGATTTTATCGATTGGAGCGGGTCAACGTTTAGCGATCTATTTTTCAATGCAAGCCGATCCTGTTGATTATGGTGTCTGGAAAACAGGCATTAATACTGCAGGTATCTTAACCTCTATAAACGGTTTTTTAGGTAAGGTTGCGATGGCAGGTGCAGGTGCAATTACAGGCTTTTTGCTCTCTTCTGGTGGTTATATCGCTAATGCAGAACAAGTACCAAGTGCACTTTTTGCCATTAAGCTTTGCTATCTCTATCTACCTGCAATTTTAATCATAGCTTCTATGGTTTGGATTGGTAAATTTTACAAACTTGATGACATTTATGCGTCCATCTGCGCAGAACTTGATGCCAAACGATTAAATGAAAGTGAATAAGGAGATAAGTAAGCGTACTAAAGGGTATTTTGATAATTTAAAAGGAGAGCTCTATGTAGTTAAAATTTGTCGTTGTAGACTGATGTTTATATTTGCTCCCAACACGTGCATCATTTGAATGTCAGACAGAACAAGATGCACTTAAGTTAAAGGGTGATGGTGAATTCAATATTGATACTACAAGAAAAAACATCAACCATCCATTAAAACGACAGTAAAAACGATTTAGATGTCAAAGATGGCGATCGGTGGAGAGTGAATAGTCGAATCTCAATTAGTTTAGACGGTAAATGTGAGTTAGCCAATCACTCTTATGCTGCTTTTTCAATACAACCACTGGTCGATCTCAGTGGTAAAGAAAATTTAAATAATGCTAGCTTTTATTTTGGTTAAAAAAATGATTGGCAATTTTAATTTAGAACAGCACAAAAAAGATTAAATTATCTATTATAAATACTGGAATCAAAATACCAATTGACCATTTCATATAACCAAAAAAGCTAGGCATAATGATTTTGCTTTGGGTTGCAATACTTTTTACCATAAAGTTAGGGGCATTACCGATATAGCTAAGTGCTCCCATAAATACAGAACCCATTGAAATTGCAAGCAAAGTCTTTTCAAGCGTAGTCATTAAGAGTGTAGCATCGCCAGAGGCTAAATTAAAAAAGACTAAATAAGTGGGCGCATTATCTAAAAATCCTGACAACAAACCTGAAAGCCAAAAATACATACTATTAATTGGGGTGTTTTGCGAATCACTTACCAAAGCAACTACTGGTGCCAATGCACCATTATGACCCTCTCTTAAAATAGCTAGTACTGGTACTATAGTAATAAAAATTCCTAAAAATAACTTAGCAACCTCAATAATTGGATCCCAATTAAATTCATTTCCTGCTCTTACTTGCTTTGGGGTAATAAGCATTGATGTAATGGTAATTATCACAAAAATGATGTCGCGCACTAAATTTGGTAATGCAATATGAACCTCTAAGAACTCAAAACTAATCGGTGATTGCCAAATACCCGACATAAGTACACCAGCAATAATTGCTACTAATAAAAATATATTCTTAATCCCATAAATCTTAACTGATTTGTTGTGTGACAAGGTCATGCCTGTTGCGGGTAATTTACCATATTGCTGACTAAAATATTTGTGATCAATCACATAAAAAATAGCCAACAATAAGATTGATGATAGCAAAACTGGCAACAGCATATGTTTAACCGTCCAACCAAAATCGACTCCTTTTAAAAAACCAATAAACAAAGGTGGATCGCCTAATGGTGTAAGACCGCCTCCAATATTGGCAACTAAAAAGATGAAAAAGATAATAATGTGCACGGCATGTTGACGATCACGATTAGCTCTAATTAAAGGTCGAATCATTAGCATAGCTGCACCTGTTGTACCCATTACTGATGCAAGCACTGTTCCTATTGCCAGCAAACCGACATTTACTTTTGGGGTACTTATTGCATCGCTTTTAATTAAAATCCCACCAGAAACAGTAAATAGCGCCAGCAGCAATAAAATAAAAGGGATAAATTCAGCAATAATGGCATGTGTTGTTAGATTTAACGTTGTTTGCCAGCCAAACGTTACCAATGCAGACAATAAAAACATCAGCGTCCAGCCTAATGTGACTTTACCATAATGATGATGCCAAAGCCTTGGTAAAAACAGCGGCATTAACGCAATTGAAAGCAAAATCCCGACAAAGGGAACACCCCAATAAATCGATAAATTATGACCATTAAAATCCGCTGCATAAATATCAAACGGCATTAAAATTAATAAAATAGATGATAGTAATGATAAATTAAAATGGGTTTTCATATCTTATTACGGGCGCTAAAGCAAAGAATTATAGCCTAAATGTACAACGTTTACCAACCAAGCTAATAATACACTAGGTAACAAGTGATTAAATATTGAATTAAAATAGTGGGAGAGGTTTGTATATTAAATCGGACTATTAAGATAACAATGTCTTAATCAATGTGTTATCAACAAAATATTGATCAATAAAATCTCATTATTTGTAAAAATTATTCAGGAGTTTATACCGTTTAAGGATTTTGTATCTATTTAATATTCAAAAGAAGATATAATTTTATTCAAGGTTTTAGCTTTTCACTATTTACTAGCATTCGTACTCATTTTTTATGCACAGTACACTTTTAAAATTAAATGACATAGACATCTGAATAATATTTACAAAATTAATTTAAATTAAACTTTTAACTTTAATGTATTAATTTGCTTACTCTAAAACTCTATTCATTATTCTATGGATATTTAAAAAATATTTTTTATCGTTATGTCGTCAATTATTTTGTCAAAAAATTTGAGCTTATGAGTAGGTTTTAGTGAAGTGAAATTTTTTGATATAAAATTTTAAAAATTTCTCAACATAAAATCACAAGATCTGTTAATCCTTTTTTGATCATGTTTAGACCACAAATTTTAATTATATTTTGTTGGAAAAACTGAATATTGGGAATAAACCAAAATTACAAAGTTGAACGATTTATTGGCAGTAAAAGTTAGCAATTCTCTCGAAATATAACTTGATAACAGCTATCCATGAAAAAAGATATTATGGGATAAGCATGTCTTATAAATGACGGTTTATTGGTTGAAAGAATTGTTTTATAAAATTAGTCATCCTAAAAATTATGATAAAGCTTTTGCTCTTTTTTATTATGTGATTACAACGTATCATTTTGAATACACTTTGTATTAGGCAAAATGTTTTAATTTAACCTAATCATAATTGCGTTTGCCTAGTTTATCGATAACGATAATATATCTTTCAACGTTTTTCCGGACTAATTTATTCATTTTGTCTTTTTTCTCTTTTTTCTTTAATAGCACAATATGTGTCTATTTTATTTACTTTCATGGTTATAAAATATCCAATTACGATTTTGGGTGATCTTTTAATTTTTATATAGGAAAAAAGACTATGAACAGCAACGAAACAACGGTGTTTATTGAAAAACTACAATCCATTGTGGGTAAGAAACATACATTAACCGATCCTGCACGTACCTTATTTTACCGTCAAGGTGCTCGTTTTGGTAAAGGCGATGCGTTGGCGGTGGTTTTGCCCGGTACGCTTGTTGAGCAGTGGCATGTATTAAAAGCGTGTGTGGAAGCTGATGTCATAGTGATTACTCAATCTGCAAATACTGGATTAACAGGAGGATCAACACCAGACGGTAATGATTATGATCGCCCAATTGTAATTGTTAGTACTCGTCGTTTGGATGGAATTAATGTTATCGAAAATGGCGAGCAGGTTGTCTGTTTACCTGGTAGTACGTTGTTTCGTTTAGAAAAAGAGTTGAAAAAATATAAGCGAGGTCCTCATTCGGTCATTGGTTCGTCTTGTATTGGAGCGTCGGTGATGGGAGGAGTGTGTAATAACTCAGGAGGAGCACTGATTCAGCATGGCCCTGCTTATACACAAATGGCGGTATTTGCTCAGCTTGATGCTCAGGGTAAGTTGCAATTGGTAAATCATTTAGGAATTGAATTAGGTAATGATCCCGATACCATTTTGCAAAATCTTCAAAATCATAATTATTCAGATAAAGATATTCAGCTCGATGCCGGTTTAGGGCATGACCATGATTATTGCGATCATGTGCGCCAAATCGATGCTGATACACCTGCAAGGTATAATGCTGATCCAGCTCGTCACTATGAGGCTTCAGGAAGTGCAGGACGGTTGATGGTATTTGCTGTTCGGTTAGATACGTTTCCTTTAGAAGAAAATACGGCGGTGTTTTATATTGGGACGAATAATACCAATGAATTGGATGATATTCGCCGTCATATTTTAGGACAATTTAAAAATTTACCTGTATCGGGCGAGTATATTCATCGAGATGCCTTTGATATAGCTGCAGTATATGGTAAACATCTGTTTTTGGCGATCCAAAAGCTGGGCACTGATACCATACCAAAGATGTATGCATTAAAGAATTTTGTCGACCGAATAATGAGTAAAATTCCTTGCTTTTCTGGTAGCTTTTCCGATAAATTTGCAGTAACTGTATGTAAATTTTGGCCAAATCATTTGCCAAAATCTCTGCGTGATTATCGTGATCGTTATGCTCATCACTTGATTTTAAAAATGTCAGATGAAGGTATTGCTGAAGCAGAAGCATTTTTGAAATCTTACTTTGATAATAGTTCAACCGCTGAAAAACGTGATGGCAGTTATTTCCGTTGTAATAATAAAGAAGCAGAGGCTGCAATGTTGCACCGTTTTGCCGTTGCTGGCGCAGCTACAGTGTATCGTAATGTGCATACTAAAACGGTTGAGGATTTAGTGGCGTTGGATATTGCTT
The sequence above is drawn from the Gilliamella apicola genome and encodes:
- a CDS encoding helix-turn-helix domain-containing protein yields the protein MNKYLRLYKQDYFISEINTVTVEKRDHQQIFPLHDHDFHEIVIVCSGNGLHHWNDYIYPITSGDILYINPKDIHGYESVTNLKLFNILYLREALFLSAIIEKYLPKLNAKHTERVWRINPSFIKQLSPLVDQLTIESQKNNLASVHLAETLFLQLVILLDRIKQVPNEQSPTATHQLDLLFTTLHNSLSCSFNLEMFCKQNHIAERSISRLFKSQTGMTINQYLQKRRLCNAMSLLRNTQYSISMISSECGYDDSNYFSVVFKKETQQTPSQYRAKFNDKSNRK
- a CDS encoding alpha-L-rhamnosidase-related protein, producing the protein MSQAMQKNDDLVMIRDITFISKAENLLPTIHQTIIKAQNIITLVNDPKAVHGWSAKVISPATVYFNQSFQTGESFIIDFGQHGVGYLSFLCDAVGSPPDAPAHIKFTFTETLSELAEPFGQYQGWLSKSWLQEHDEYIDVLPAQITLSRRYCFRYLKIEIVSLSPKYNLTFKDIEFKTVSSAPKYCIECQTQDPQLAKIDQVSVHTLRNCMQEVFEDGPKRDRRLWLGDLRLQALVNNVTFKQHDLVRRCLYLFASHRREDGMVSANIFVKPQIIADDTFLFDYSLFYIDVLYDYFMATSDDNTVKELWPIALQQIDIALKRCDEYGLVVDSDDWWSFIDWHEKLNKQGASQGVLIYCLDKAIKLSQTFQPEISSNLQQKLDFVKHAADQLWDEKSGFYISGAQRQVSYATQIWMILADVGDRNHQQKLMNKLLLTPPDIGMNTPYLRHHYIFALLKVGMKKQAIDEIKAYWGKMVEYGADTFWELFDPNDLNYSPYGNKIINSYCHAWSCTPAWFIRQYSL
- the dld gene encoding D-lactate dehydrogenase, which translates into the protein MNSNETTVFIEKLQSIVGKKHTLTDPARTLFYRQGARFGKGDALAVVLPGTLVEQWHVLKACVEADVIVITQSANTGLTGGSTPDGNDYDRPIVIVSTRRLDGINVIENGEQVVCLPGSTLFRLEKELKKYKRGPHSVIGSSCIGASVMGGVCNNSGGALIQHGPAYTQMAVFAQLDAQGKLQLVNHLGIELGNDPDTILQNLQNHNYSDKDIQLDAGLGHDHDYCDHVRQIDADTPARYNADPARHYEASGSAGRLMVFAVRLDTFPLEENTAVFYIGTNNTNELDDIRRHILGQFKNLPVSGEYIHRDAFDIAAVYGKHLFLAIQKLGTDTIPKMYALKNFVDRIMSKIPCFSGSFSDKFAVTVCKFWPNHLPKSLRDYRDRYAHHLILKMSDEGIAEAEAFLKSYFDNSSTAEKRDGSYFRCNNKEAEAAMLHRFAVAGAATVYRNVHTKTVEDLVALDIALRRNDKDWFETLPESISQHFIYKLYYGHFFCSVFHQDYIAKKGTDCSKVEEEMLAILDQRGAQYPAEHNVGHLYHANEDLKKFYHELDPTNSFNPGIGKTSKKKYWQ
- a CDS encoding sodium:proton antiporter produces the protein MKTHFNLSLLSSILLILMPFDIYAADFNGHNLSIYWGVPFVGILLSIALMPLFLPRLWHHHYGKVTLGWTLMFLLSALVTFGWQTTLNLTTHAIIAEFIPFILLLLALFTVSGGILIKSDAISTPKVNVGLLAIGTVLASVMGTTGAAMLMIRPLIRANRDRQHAVHIIIFFIFLVANIGGGLTPLGDPPLFIGFLKGVDFGWTVKHMLLPVLLSSILLLAIFYVIDHKYFSQQYGKLPATGMTLSHNKSVKIYGIKNIFLLVAIIAGVLMSGIWQSPISFEFLEVHIALPNLVRDIIFVIITITSMLITPKQVRAGNEFNWDPIIEVAKLFLGIFITIVPVLAILREGHNGALAPVVALVSDSQNTPINSMYFWLSGLLSGFLDNAPTYLVFFNLASGDATLLMTTLEKTLLAISMGSVFMGALSYIGNAPNFMVKSIATQSKIIMPSFFGYMKWSIGILIPVFIIDNLIFFVLF
- a CDS encoding MFS transporter, with the translated sequence MMHSIFKLWQQRIGYGIADLSCNLVWQLISLYLMYFYTDVMELPAYYVGIMFLVTRLVDGVADVLMGLIIDNTSTRWGRCRPWLLIGAIPFGILCVLVFYVPDFGTTGKLIYAFVTYLCLSFIYTIVNIPFSAMLPFLTADSLERTTLSSVRILLGSLGSTIVAVATLPLVATLGNGNQNHGFLYTAIIFGGIATFFLIVSFKNVEEKISITQDKMTLTRAWQGLKNNTPWKVFAFNIFLMWGAFFLQTGTLVYFFNYYVQSTELTAIIAGVSTFVPLLGTLTVPFLANRLKKRHIYLFASTINLVGMGIMMLSGINHLGLITGSVILSIGAGQRLAIYFSMQADPVDYGVWKTGINTAGILTSINGFLGKVAMAGAGAITGFLLSSGGYIANAEQVPSALFAIKLCYLYLPAILIIASMVWIGKFYKLDDIYASICAELDAKRLNESE
- a CDS encoding helix-turn-helix domain-containing protein, which codes for MNHLKIINYFNSELDKLALYKSDPEGNSFEHNHEFDELVIVEQGHGLHVINGKPLFIQQGDVFFVRCHDYHFYDDLGTLKLTNILINPRRKFMFLNKIEMLLNRISASDLNSYVWLAPSLRKECNSVIDQMFDLQNTLEYREFLFFKLITIIDQSQRQAQKNNTRYKLHLLLNHLQENCFDEYDWHTITQHFHLTLRTMFRHIKQATGLTPENYIKRLRLLSARSKIRESDMTITEISLLCGFINSTHFTTLYKKTFGITPSEERKIGKQNSVD
- the rhaS gene encoding HTH-type transcriptional activator RhaS, whose product is MIQKLLDKDFFVSSKQNITLEPRAPQPVYPEHTHNFNEIVIVTKGSGKHVLNGQLFDLYPSMMFYIHASDCHLYENVNDLHLTNILFREPDKFNFINGINELIPSQNSNQSHYFVDKKCDQHVQAILNQLNQVNEQPNPVQESLFLQLLLLFKQNQYVNQGSGSTDTRVKQLLHWLQIHFKEPIDWDKITQQFSLSLRSFHRHIKNQLGITPQKYLLKLRLAEAYTQLLYTSKSITAIAQECGFNDSAYFSTCFKQEFKVSPLILRNDPEKHYH
- the rhaM gene encoding L-rhamnose mutarotase, with amino-acid sequence MLRKATIMQVHPDKHAEYKKRHDEIFPELVTELKAHGAHNYSIFLDTKRSLLFAYVEIESQERWDAVAKTQACQKWWAFMQDIMPSNADNSPISEELLPVFYLK